The following proteins are co-located in the Endomicrobiales bacterium genome:
- a CDS encoding AI-2E family transporter, translated as MTAVGVVIFLLKGILLPFLLAGLLAYFLSPIISKLQALGFKRQVAVLILFSVFLVVFSATVYFIFPAVVRQGTSLKNKMPEYSQKIKNSFYNLEREVENKLPFAQKAKFVDDVEQRINTFIYEQKSHLPSYLLRFFSIFSLFVLIPMLTFFMLLVSGGLFDSMLRYLPTKYAERGLGLLYEIDEMLGRYIRGQLIEVLFVGILSTIGLLLLGINYALLIGSVAGIFNVIPYLGPVAGTIPAVVVGFMEYQNFAIVLKVILMFIVVQYLDNHIIQPIVIGQGVKLSPVAIIFSVMAGAQLFGFLGILFAVPFAGMIKVVFIVLFRKPAISSDCQKMLL; from the coding sequence ATGACAGCAGTAGGTGTCGTTATATTTTTACTAAAAGGTATTTTATTACCATTTTTGTTAGCTGGTTTACTTGCATATTTCCTCTCGCCAATAATATCAAAGTTACAAGCACTGGGATTTAAAAGACAAGTGGCTGTTTTAATATTGTTTAGTGTATTCCTTGTTGTTTTTAGTGCAACTGTATATTTTATTTTTCCAGCTGTTGTTAGACAAGGAACATCGCTTAAAAACAAAATGCCAGAGTACTCACAAAAAATTAAAAACTCATTTTATAACCTTGAACGAGAAGTGGAAAACAAATTGCCATTTGCTCAAAAAGCAAAGTTTGTTGATGATGTTGAACAAAGAATAAATACATTTATTTATGAACAAAAGAGTCATTTGCCAAGTTACCTGCTCCGGTTTTTTTCTATTTTTTCACTTTTTGTGTTAATACCAATGCTTACTTTTTTTATGCTTTTAGTTTCTGGCGGACTATTTGATAGTATGCTTAGGTATTTACCAACTAAATATGCCGAGCGCGGGTTAGGCCTGCTTTATGAGATAGATGAGATGCTCGGCAGGTATATAAGAGGTCAATTAATTGAGGTGCTATTTGTTGGAATTTTATCTACAATTGGTTTATTACTTTTGGGTATAAACTACGCTTTGTTAATTGGATCTGTTGCCGGAATATTTAATGTGATTCCATATTTGGGCCCGGTTGCTGGCACAATACCCGCGGTTGTAGTGGGTTTTATGGAATATCAAAATTTTGCAATAGTCCTAAAGGTTATTTTAATGTTTATTGTAGTTCAGTATCTTGACAATCATATTATTCAGCCAATTGTTATTGGCCAGGGTGTTAAGTTAAGCCCTGTTGCAATAATATTTTCCGTAATGGCAGGTGCTCAACTATTTGGTTTTCTAGGAATACTTTTTGCTGTTCCTTTTGCCGGTATGATAAAGGTAGTGTTTATTGTTTTATTTAGAAAGCCGGCCATTAGTTCAGATTGTCAGAAAATGCTTCTTTAA
- a CDS encoding DedA family protein yields the protein MHHIVEFLTLLIVKIIEASGYFGVFTLMTFESALIPIPSEITMTFSGFLASEGKMSLFTLCLVGGFANLIGSLLAYWLGFWGQEHFVRTLIKKYGKFILVSEDEFDKSMKWFKKYGESIAFFSRLMPIVRTFISLPCGIAKMNLWKFSYLTLIGAIIWSFILANIGFILGSNWSKLEVYYRKYELLIGTLLIGLVIYFIWHKIKKIKGCR from the coding sequence ATGCATCATATAGTTGAATTTCTTACACTTTTAATAGTTAAAATCATTGAGGCAAGCGGGTATTTCGGTGTTTTTACGCTTATGACTTTTGAATCGGCTTTAATTCCAATTCCATCTGAAATTACTATGACCTTCAGCGGTTTTTTGGCATCAGAGGGCAAGATGAGCCTGTTTACTCTTTGCTTAGTTGGCGGGTTTGCAAACCTTATTGGCTCATTGCTTGCTTACTGGCTTGGCTTTTGGGGGCAAGAACACTTTGTTAGAACACTTATTAAAAAGTATGGCAAGTTTATTCTTGTAAGTGAGGATGAGTTTGACAAGTCAATGAAATGGTTTAAAAAATATGGAGAAAGTATTGCTTTTTTTTCACGACTGATGCCAATTGTAAGAACTTTTATTTCCCTTCCCTGCGGAATAGCAAAAATGAATTTGTGGAAGTTTTCATATCTTACACTTATAGGCGCTATTATCTGGTCTTTTATACTTGCCAACATTGGCTTTATACTTGGAAGCAACTGGAGCAAGCTTGAAGTTTATTACAGAAAATACGAATTGCTTATAGGAACGCTATTGATTGGTCTCGTTATTTACTTTATTTGGCATAAAATTAAAAAGATTAAAGGATGCAGGTAA
- the trxA gene encoding thioredoxin, whose protein sequence is MSGIELTDLNFDTEVIKSNIPVLVDFWAPWCGPCKMIAPVIEELANEYASKIKVGKVNTDNNMNTSTKYQIASIPTIIFFKGGLPVQKIVGFKPKTELKKILDGLL, encoded by the coding sequence ATGTCAGGTATTGAATTAACCGATTTGAACTTTGATACTGAAGTGATAAAGTCAAATATCCCGGTTCTTGTAGATTTTTGGGCTCCATGGTGCGGACCTTGTAAAATGATTGCTCCTGTAATTGAGGAGCTGGCAAATGAATATGCCTCTAAAATAAAAGTTGGTAAAGTAAATACCGACAATAATATGAATACTTCAACAAAGTATCAGATAGCATCTATCCCAACGATAATTTTCTTTAAAGGTGGCCTGCCAGTGCAGAAAATTGTTGGTTTTAAGCCAAAGACGGAGCTTAAAAAAATATTAGATGGTTTGCTTTAA
- the trxB gene encoding thioredoxin-disulfide reductase has protein sequence MVCFNMPISPHLPENIYDIIIIGGGPAGLTAGIYASRARMKTLLIEKMGCGGNAALTDWIENYPSMPDGISGFELAQKMEQQARKFGTEIVYEEFIKVKDTGIYKIVKTTEKEYDAIAIIIATGAEYKSLGVPGEEEFRGKGVSYCATCDGAFFKDKDIVVAGGGNSAFQEAIFLTRFAKTVTIVHRRDTFRAMPILQERAKADAKIKFVVNSIIERIEGNEKVERIVLKNTITGQNSVLNADGIFIFIGFAPATEYLKGVIELDTIGHIISDSTMNTSSNGIFACGDARKKTLRQIITAASDGAIAAHSAQEYVEHIKNQYLAVK, from the coding sequence ATGGTTTGCTTTAATATGCCTATATCGCCACATCTTCCTGAAAATATTTACGATATTATAATTATTGGCGGCGGTCCAGCTGGTCTTACTGCCGGTATTTATGCTTCTCGTGCCCGTATGAAAACATTGCTTATTGAAAAAATGGGTTGTGGCGGTAATGCCGCTTTAACTGATTGGATAGAAAATTATCCGAGCATGCCAGATGGAATAAGTGGATTTGAGCTTGCACAAAAAATGGAGCAACAGGCAAGAAAGTTTGGCACAGAAATTGTTTATGAAGAGTTTATAAAAGTAAAAGATACCGGTATTTATAAAATTGTAAAAACTACAGAAAAAGAGTACGACGCCATAGCCATAATAATTGCAACAGGCGCGGAATACAAAAGCTTGGGTGTTCCGGGTGAAGAAGAGTTTCGTGGTAAAGGGGTTTCTTATTGTGCAACTTGCGATGGTGCATTTTTTAAAGACAAAGATATAGTTGTTGCTGGTGGCGGGAACTCTGCATTTCAAGAAGCCATATTTTTAACTCGTTTTGCAAAAACTGTAACCATTGTTCACCGTCGTGACACTTTCAGGGCAATGCCTATTTTACAAGAGCGTGCAAAAGCAGATGCAAAAATTAAATTTGTTGTAAACTCTATAATTGAGCGCATAGAGGGAAATGAAAAAGTTGAAAGAATTGTTTTAAAAAATACAATAACAGGCCAAAATAGTGTGCTTAATGCCGATGGTATTTTTATATTTATTGGTTTTGCGCCTGCAACCGAATACCTAAAAGGTGTAATTGAGTTAGACACTATAGGTCATATTATCTCAGATAGTACAATGAACACCTCAAGTAATGGCATTTTTGCCTGTGGTGATGCTCGTAAGAAAACGCTCAGGCAGATTATTACTGCGGCAAGTGACGGTGCAATTGCCGCGCACAGCGCACAGGAATATGTTGAGCACATAAAAAATCAGTATCTCGCCGTAAAATAA
- the polA gene encoding DNA polymerase I, producing the protein MPKFYIVDGNSYIHRAYHALPPLNTSNGVAVNAVYGFMRMLIKTIHNAKPDYVAICFDHPSKNFRHTAFPAYKAHRKELDPELITQMPIAREAAAALNFPVVEKEGYEADDLIATLALCASKQGVDVVIVTSDKDALQLVNEKIKVLDDMKHIMYDAQKVNDRFGLPPEKLKDYFALMGDSSDNIPGVRGVGEKTALKLISTFGSIEELFKRVNELEGRVKDLVSTQKDMAYLSKELFTLKEIPDICMPWSECKMSEPNQEVLKEFLRKYEFTKFLNEIYPQKNNTQLNKITALQEEPEEAFSRLTCDCKDISSLDLFKESICSMCSNKTVFINLDILNGVALSDSNTYWHISNELFSHHDFKEVFSELLKSSDVLFVGYDLKKLFKVFIEHSLSIPINIFDIGLGAYCINPSNSTYTLDAIAQQYLKVKLEKNETEIENKSAQNNLCVNLKAVVGLYSILQQQLIINTSDKLFYNVEMPLIEVLAQMEETGLRVDREHLSKLSVIFTAEISRIEKEVYALAGEEFNLNSPKQVSHILFDKLMLPQSKKTKTGSYQTNEEVLLELASMHEIPNKILEYREIAKLKSTYVDVLSALCTDSNCRIRANFLQTGTATGRLSCINPNLQNIPVRSKLGNEIRKAFIPEDDFIFVSSDYSQIDLRALAHLSEDKGLLEAFRNGVDIHTATAARIFNKSELEVTQKERSAAKTINFGVVYGISPFGLSKQLGMPASQAKIFIEEYFNRYPGVRLWQEKIIAQAKVNGFVKTLLGRKRYIPEINSKNGQIRAFAQRIAINTPVQGTSSDIIKVAMVNIYKKLKESRIGAKMLVQVHDDLLFEVPKKHSAELEVLIKQEMENAVKLCVPVVVEIKKGGNWGELQQ; encoded by the coding sequence ATGCCAAAATTCTACATAGTTGACGGCAATTCTTACATACATAGAGCATATCATGCTCTGCCGCCGCTAAACACAAGCAATGGTGTTGCGGTAAATGCCGTTTACGGCTTTATGCGTATGCTAATAAAAACAATACACAACGCAAAGCCAGATTATGTGGCTATCTGTTTTGACCATCCATCCAAAAATTTTAGACACACAGCATTTCCGGCTTATAAAGCCCATAGAAAAGAGCTTGACCCTGAGCTAATAACTCAAATGCCTATAGCGCGTGAGGCTGCTGCGGCATTGAATTTTCCAGTAGTAGAGAAAGAAGGATACGAGGCCGATGATTTAATAGCAACCCTTGCTTTGTGCGCCAGTAAACAAGGAGTTGATGTTGTAATAGTAACAAGTGACAAAGATGCCCTGCAATTGGTAAATGAAAAAATAAAAGTTTTAGATGATATGAAACATATAATGTACGATGCGCAAAAGGTTAATGATCGCTTTGGTTTGCCTCCAGAAAAGCTTAAAGATTATTTTGCATTAATGGGTGATTCTTCAGATAACATTCCTGGTGTAAGGGGTGTTGGTGAAAAAACCGCCCTTAAGCTAATTTCTACATTTGGTTCCATTGAGGAATTATTCAAAAGAGTAAATGAGCTTGAAGGAAGAGTAAAAGATTTAGTTTCAACGCAAAAAGATATGGCATATTTAAGTAAAGAACTTTTCACATTAAAAGAAATTCCAGATATTTGCATGCCCTGGAGTGAGTGCAAAATGAGTGAGCCGAACCAAGAGGTACTAAAAGAATTTTTGCGTAAATATGAATTTACAAAATTTTTAAATGAGATATATCCGCAAAAAAATAATACACAATTAAATAAAATAACAGCTTTGCAAGAAGAACCAGAAGAGGCATTTTCTCGGTTAACTTGTGATTGTAAAGATATTTCAAGTTTAGATCTGTTTAAAGAAAGTATATGCTCAATGTGTTCTAATAAAACAGTTTTTATAAATTTGGATATTCTTAACGGTGTTGCACTATCAGATTCAAATACTTATTGGCATATTTCAAATGAGTTATTTAGCCACCACGATTTTAAGGAAGTGTTTTCTGAATTGTTGAAAAGCAGTGATGTTTTATTTGTCGGCTATGACCTTAAAAAACTTTTTAAAGTATTTATTGAACATTCATTATCTATACCAATAAATATATTTGATATAGGGCTTGGGGCTTATTGTATTAACCCATCAAATTCCACTTATACTCTTGATGCAATTGCTCAACAGTATTTAAAAGTTAAACTTGAAAAAAATGAAACCGAAATAGAGAATAAATCTGCGCAAAATAATTTATGTGTAAATTTAAAAGCAGTTGTGGGTCTTTACAGTATTTTGCAGCAACAGCTAATCATAAACACATCAGACAAGCTTTTTTATAATGTTGAAATGCCATTAATTGAAGTGCTTGCTCAAATGGAAGAAACCGGCCTGCGTGTAGATAGGGAACACTTAAGCAAACTTTCAGTTATTTTTACTGCCGAAATTTCCAGAATAGAAAAAGAAGTTTACGCTTTAGCAGGAGAGGAGTTTAACCTTAATTCTCCAAAACAGGTTTCGCACATACTCTTTGACAAGCTAATGTTACCACAGTCAAAAAAAACAAAAACAGGCTCATATCAAACCAACGAAGAGGTTCTTTTAGAACTTGCTTCAATGCATGAAATTCCAAATAAAATTTTAGAGTACAGGGAAATAGCCAAATTAAAATCAACTTATGTGGATGTATTAAGTGCTTTGTGCACAGATAGCAATTGCCGCATACGGGCAAATTTTTTACAAACTGGTACAGCAACCGGGCGACTCTCTTGCATAAACCCAAACTTGCAAAATATACCGGTGCGTAGCAAACTTGGTAACGAAATACGCAAAGCATTTATACCTGAGGATGATTTTATTTTTGTATCTTCAGATTACTCACAAATAGATTTGCGTGCTCTTGCTCATCTGTCAGAAGATAAAGGGCTATTAGAGGCATTTAGAAATGGTGTTGATATACATACAGCTACCGCCGCGCGTATTTTTAATAAATCAGAACTTGAAGTAACGCAGAAAGAACGCAGTGCGGCAAAAACAATAAACTTTGGTGTTGTATATGGAATATCTCCATTTGGTTTGTCAAAACAATTAGGTATGCCGGCATCGCAAGCGAAAATATTTATTGAAGAGTACTTCAACCGTTACCCAGGTGTGCGTTTGTGGCAAGAAAAAATAATCGCGCAGGCAAAGGTAAACGGTTTTGTAAAAACACTGCTTGGAAGAAAGCGTTACATTCCAGAAATCAATTCTAAAAATGGCCAGATAAGGGCGTTCGCACAGCGTATTGCTATTAATACGCCGGTGCAGGGAACTTCATCAGATATAATTAAAGTAGCAATGGTAAATATTTATAAAAAACTAAAAGAAAGTAGAATCGGTGCAAAAATGCTTGTGCAGGTTCACGACGACCTACTATTTGAAGTTCCAAAAAAACATTCTGCAGAGTTAGAGGTATTAATTAAACAAGAGATGGAAAATGCCGTTAAACTTTGCGTGCCAGTAGTGGTAGAGATAAAAAAAGGAGGTAACTGGGGTGAACTGCAACAATAA
- the coaE gene encoding dephospho-CoA kinase (Dephospho-CoA kinase (CoaE) performs the final step in coenzyme A biosynthesis.): MNCNNKKQFSKNIVLGLSGGLACGKSTAAKYFVKNGAKLIDADLIAKEILDVSGEGYKKVIKYLGVEVLNKDRSINREILLKRVARNKKDLNALNNITHPLILSQISKIIKKFIKSGAKLIVVDAPLLFESGLNKKVDFTVVVSSKLIKRIERICESNKMSISVFNKLRRVQMPLKEKCKLADFIILNNESLSYLENQVKNITKLLLNRYAK, from the coding sequence GTGAACTGCAACAATAAAAAACAATTTTCAAAGAATATAGTTTTGGGCCTTAGCGGTGGTCTTGCCTGTGGAAAAAGCACTGCCGCAAAATATTTTGTAAAAAATGGCGCAAAGTTAATTGATGCAGATTTGATTGCAAAAGAAATTTTAGATGTGTCTGGGGAAGGTTACAAAAAAGTCATTAAATATTTGGGGGTAGAAGTATTAAATAAAGATAGGTCAATTAACAGGGAAATTCTTTTGAAAAGAGTGGCAAGAAATAAAAAAGACCTTAATGCTCTAAATAATATTACACATCCTTTGATACTATCTCAAATTTCAAAAATAATTAAAAAGTTTATAAAAAGTGGCGCAAAACTAATAGTTGTTGACGCTCCGTTACTTTTTGAGAGTGGGCTTAATAAGAAGGTTGATTTTACTGTTGTTGTTAGTTCAAAGTTAATTAAGCGCATTGAGCGTATTTGTGAGTCAAACAAAATGTCCATCAGTGTGTTCAATAAGCTTCGTAGGGTGCAAATGCCTTTAAAAGAAAAATGCAAACTCGCCGACTTTATAATTTTAAATAATGAGAGCCTTTCTTATTTAGAAAACCAAGTAAAAAATATAACAAAGCTCTTGCTTAATAGATATGCTAAGTAG
- the rho gene encoding transcription termination factor Rho, with product MDVSVLSKRTMSELATIAKDLKIETVTGLRKQELIAKILEAQTKENNLVYDEGVLEILPDGFGFLRSPNYNYLPGPDDIYVSPSQIKKFALRKGDTVAGYVRPPKEQERFFALLQVKSVNGQDLENIRERSLFDNLTPLYPNRRIILETTKDEMSTRILDLIAPIGMGQRMLINAAPKTGKTVLIQKIANAITQNHPEIVLMVLLIDERPEEVTDMQRSVKGEVISSTFDEPAERHIQVAEMVIEKAKRLVEHARDVVILLDSVTRLARAYNTTMPSSGRVLSGGLDSNALQRPKRFFGAARNIEEGGSLTIIATSLIETGSRMDDVIFEEFKGTGNSEVYLDRKLAERRTFPAMDITRSGTRKEELLLSENELNKIWVLRKILPNSAVDAMNFVLERMMATKSNKDFIKTMEESSFAAVKHG from the coding sequence TTGGATGTTAGCGTTTTGTCTAAACGCACGATGAGCGAACTTGCAACAATCGCGAAAGATCTTAAAATTGAAACTGTTACAGGGCTTAGAAAACAAGAGCTAATCGCAAAAATTCTTGAAGCCCAAACAAAAGAAAATAATTTGGTTTACGATGAGGGAGTTCTTGAAATTCTTCCAGATGGGTTTGGTTTTTTGCGCTCACCAAATTACAATTATCTTCCAGGTCCAGATGATATATATGTTTCTCCTTCACAAATAAAAAAGTTTGCTTTGCGCAAAGGTGACACAGTTGCCGGTTATGTGCGCCCTCCAAAAGAGCAGGAGAGGTTTTTTGCTCTTTTGCAAGTAAAATCTGTAAACGGTCAGGACTTAGAAAATATTCGTGAGCGCTCACTCTTTGATAACCTTACCCCGCTTTATCCAAACAGAAGAATTATTCTTGAAACCACAAAAGATGAAATGTCAACAAGGATTTTAGACCTTATTGCGCCAATTGGTATGGGGCAAAGAATGCTCATTAATGCTGCTCCAAAGACCGGCAAAACCGTTCTTATTCAAAAAATTGCAAACGCAATAACACAAAACCATCCTGAAATTGTGCTTATGGTTTTACTCATAGATGAAAGGCCTGAAGAGGTTACCGATATGCAGCGCTCTGTTAAAGGAGAGGTTATATCTTCAACTTTTGACGAACCGGCTGAAAGGCATATCCAGGTAGCTGAAATGGTTATTGAAAAGGCAAAAAGATTAGTTGAGCATGCGAGAGATGTTGTTATTCTTCTTGACTCGGTAACACGCCTTGCAAGAGCATACAATACCACAATGCCTTCAAGCGGCAGGGTGCTTTCTGGTGGTTTAGATTCAAATGCCCTGCAGAGGCCAAAACGGTTTTTTGGCGCGGCAAGAAACATTGAAGAGGGCGGTAGTTTAACAATTATCGCAACTTCATTAATTGAAACTGGCAGTAGAATGGATGATGTTATTTTTGAAGAGTTCAAAGGCACAGGCAATAGCGAAGTTTACCTTGATAGAAAACTTGCGGAAAGGCGTACTTTCCCTGCAATGGATATTACCCGCTCAGGAACCAGAAAAGAGGAATTGTTACTTTCTGAAAATGAGTTAAATAAAATATGGGTTCTGCGTAAAATACTTCCAAACAGCGCAGTAGATGCCATGAATTTTGTTTTAGAAAGAATGATGGCCACAAAATCAAATAAAGATTTCATTAAAACTATGGAAGAGTCAAGTTTTGCCGCAGTTAAGCATGGTTAG
- the prfA gene encoding peptide chain release factor 1, with the protein MLEKKLDALKKRYDELGSLLSSVEVANKPELLRQYSMEHSRLVSIIELSNAYAEVKKEIAGLNELKNSSDDEMKALADAEHPALIDKLKNIESELKIALLPIDPNADKNVIVEIRAGTGGEESALFVGELFRMYCRYAEMKKWKIEIMDSNPTGLGGFKEVVFGISGAKVWSYLKFERGTHRVQRVPETESSGRVHTSAITVAVLPEADEVDIEIKTEDLRIDTYRASGAGGQHINKTDSAIRITHIPTNIVVSCQDERSQIKNRAKAMKVLRSKLLEAKMLAQEQAVMKDRRQQVGSGDRSEKIRTYNYPQNRITDHRINLSLYNLKEVLEGELDDIIEKLIKADQEAQLNDNK; encoded by the coding sequence ATGTTAGAAAAAAAACTTGATGCATTAAAAAAACGTTATGATGAACTTGGCAGTCTGCTAAGTTCCGTTGAAGTTGCCAATAAACCAGAACTTTTAAGGCAGTACTCCATGGAGCATTCAAGGTTAGTATCAATAATTGAACTTTCAAATGCTTATGCTGAAGTTAAAAAAGAAATAGCTGGTCTTAACGAGCTAAAAAATTCATCAGATGATGAAATGAAGGCATTGGCAGATGCGGAGCATCCCGCTCTTATAGATAAACTTAAAAATATTGAATCTGAGCTTAAAATTGCTTTGTTGCCAATAGATCCGAATGCCGACAAAAATGTGATTGTTGAAATTAGGGCTGGAACCGGCGGGGAAGAGTCAGCACTTTTCGTAGGAGAGCTTTTTAGAATGTACTGCCGCTATGCGGAAATGAAAAAATGGAAAATTGAAATAATGGATAGCAACCCAACGGGGCTTGGTGGTTTTAAAGAAGTTGTATTTGGAATATCGGGTGCTAAAGTTTGGAGTTATTTAAAATTTGAACGCGGCACACATAGGGTTCAACGAGTTCCGGAAACAGAATCCTCTGGCAGGGTTCATACATCAGCAATTACAGTTGCAGTTTTACCAGAAGCAGATGAGGTTGATATAGAAATAAAAACTGAAGATTTACGCATTGATACTTACCGTGCTTCAGGCGCCGGCGGCCAGCATATAAATAAAACCGATTCTGCAATAAGAATAACACATATTCCAACCAATATTGTTGTTTCTTGCCAAGATGAACGCAGCCAAATAAAAAACCGAGCTAAAGCAATGAAGGTTTTGCGTTCTAAATTACTTGAAGCAAAAATGCTTGCGCAAGAACAAGCAGTAATGAAAGATCGTCGCCAGCAGGTAGGCAGCGGAGACAGGTCTGAAAAAATTCGTACTTATAATTACCCACAAAATAGAATTACAGACCATAGAATTAATTTAAGCCTGTATAATTTAAAAGAAGTTCTTGAAGGTGAGCTTGATGATATTATTGAAAAATTAATAAAAGCCGACCAAGAAGCTCAACTAAATGACAACAAATAA
- the prmC gene encoding peptide chain release factor N(5)-glutamine methyltransferase, producing MTTNNKTVLDSWTIARLLDWTQGYFLKNGIESARIDAELLLSSVVKCKRMELSLNAFEIVSRSDLEHFKIIIERRKNKEPIAYILGNSEFMGLNLFVTKETLIPRSETEIVVEAASEEIKNNNLQIAIDMCTGSGNIAISLAKLTNLKTIYACDISKEALLVANKNAANHGVLGKVVTRSGNLFNALEFEQIKKKVDVVISNPPYISQEEFSALAPELLYEPKNALLAGEDATIYYRRIFSDAREYLCTNGLIIFELSATKSKEIVALADDYGYKKIKVINDYAGLKRVFIGRLNG from the coding sequence ATGACAACAAATAATAAAACAGTTTTAGATAGTTGGACAATTGCGCGCCTGCTTGATTGGACACAAGGTTATTTTTTAAAAAATGGTATAGAGAGTGCTCGCATAGATGCAGAACTATTGCTTAGCAGTGTTGTAAAATGCAAGAGAATGGAGCTTTCATTAAATGCCTTTGAAATTGTTTCACGCTCAGATCTTGAACATTTTAAGATTATAATAGAAAGAAGGAAGAATAAAGAACCTATTGCATACATTTTAGGCAATAGTGAGTTTATGGGTTTAAATCTTTTTGTAACTAAAGAAACTTTAATACCCCGCAGCGAAACTGAAATTGTTGTAGAGGCGGCCTCAGAAGAGATAAAAAACAATAATTTACAAATCGCTATAGATATGTGCACAGGTTCTGGTAACATTGCAATTTCACTTGCAAAACTAACAAATTTAAAAACTATTTATGCCTGCGATATAAGCAAAGAGGCACTTTTAGTTGCAAATAAAAATGCCGCAAATCATGGGGTTCTTGGGAAGGTCGTAACACGCTCTGGGAACCTTTTTAATGCTTTAGAGTTTGAACAAATAAAAAAGAAAGTGGATGTTGTAATATCAAACCCGCCATACATAAGCCAAGAAGAGTTTTCAGCGCTTGCTCCGGAACTCTTATATGAACCTAAAAATGCCCTTTTAGCAGGTGAAGATGCTACAATCTATTACAGAAGAATATTTTCTGATGCAAGAGAGTACCTGTGCACAAATGGACTTATTATATTTGAGTTAAGCGCCACAAAAAGTAAAGAAATAGTGGCTCTTGCAGATGATTATGGTTATAAAAAAATAAAAGTAATAAATGATTACGCTGGACTCAAACGCGTATTCATCGGGAGACTAAATGGATAA